The Aulosira sp. FACHB-615 genomic interval CGGTTTGGTATCGGTTGCCATTTTCGTCATACCAAAATAACCATTCTCGTGTTCTTCCTTGATAAGTACCCTGTTCCCTTCCAATACCTAAACCAATTTCTGGCAACCAAACTTTATCCCCTAGTTGTAAAATGTATTTACCTTCAACTAACCGATAAACTTCTAAACGTTGCCGCTTACGACGTAGACGTGTTGGTGCATAAATCACGTAATATAAAATCCCTAATTCAGCATAATCAATTTTTTTCTGTTCATATTCGCCGTTATAAGTTTGAGAAACAACTTCTAAGGCTAGAGTAGGTGCAATACCTTCTTCCTCCCAAAAAACATAGCTAGAACGTCCATTTTCACCAACAAAACGTTCTACACCTAAACTCAAAAATCCATCAGGAACAATGGCAGATTTAGCAGGTACATAATAAATTGCCATATTAATCCCGAAAAACCAATCATCACGGTTTTGCCAGATATTAGCTAAGATAGCTAATAGTAAATTAGGAATTAAAATTTGTAGTTCGTTATCCACAGGGGTATCATCAGAATCTGGCAATTCTGCCGATGAAGGTAAACATTCTAATGGATTATAGTTATACATAATACCTTCGCAGTTGACATTTATAGTGTTTCCTAATCCTGTTCTTTGGAAAGATTAGCGAAGAATTTTATGTTCAC includes:
- a CDS encoding Uma2 family endonuclease; the encoded protein is MYNYNPLECLPSSAELPDSDDTPVDNELQILIPNLLLAILANIWQNRDDWFFGINMAIYYVPAKSAIVPDGFLSLGVERFVGENGRSSYVFWEEEGIAPTLALEVVSQTYNGEYEQKKIDYAELGILYYVIYAPTRLRRKRQRLEVYRLVEGKYILQLGDKVWLPEIGLGIGREQGTYQGRTREWLFWYDENGNRYQTAEEQLQNLLTKLQQQGIDPSQL